From a single Pseudopipra pipra isolate bDixPip1 chromosome 7, bDixPip1.hap1, whole genome shotgun sequence genomic region:
- the TANK gene encoding TRAF family member-associated NF-kappa-B activator isoform X2, translated as MDKNIGEQLNKAYEAYRQACMDRDHAVKELQQKTENYMQQIREQQEKIELQNSIIAKLKSQLAALNANRGSAHPYIMMHEDIETFNLPFSQLSEKLNIAKQREKLLKEQLESESMKLKQLEDKSNQKERKLLSVISNQEDKIRNLKSKLKELNEAQKSIQMPIYKREVKSRKVVPDNPELSLGISGISPMAERENLETIFQDMKEECHRICMLAEEQTDQLIKFKIKPEPETEIQFSMPIQCTDKTDEQAEELFKPRVIKDINRGASCITSITPRGVGQDEDNNSVESLSKFNVKFPPTDNDSAFLQSTQEKPTVSCTGIAENMLQDHHFNLEHRDRAANLSKLEPNSFEAHGIDLMTSALQSLTTVDKTNPSDHANVSIENIHDKPCLKTTDSGFTFVPKHTNQGVPEAIFSLETAGTTVRGPHQIIWQPQDNDLLAQAYADSELNQCRICEFCREVFPPSPTSKEDFLRHLNSHFKVQS; from the exons ACAGAAAACTACATGCAGCAAATACgtgaacagcaggaaaagatAGAGCTTCAAAACAGCATTATTGCAAAACTGAAATCACAGTTGGCTGCTCTGAATGCTAATAGAG gtaGTGCACATCCCTACATTATGATGCATGAAGACATTGAAACATTCAACTTACCTTTCAGCCAGCTCTCTGAAAAACTGAACATagcaaagcaaagagaaaaactcTTAAAG gaACAGTTAGAAAGTGAGAGCATGAAATTGAAGCAACTTGAGGACAAAAGCAAtcaaaaggaaaggaagcttTTATCTGTTATTTCCAACCAAGAAGATAAAATAAGAAATCTGAAAAGCAAATTGAAAGAATTAAATGAAGCACAAAAGAGTATACAGATGCCAATATATAAAAGGGAG GTGAAAAGTAGGAAAGTTGTTCCAGATAACCCTGAATTATCTCTAGGGATCTCTGGTATTTCACCTATGGCTGAAAG AGAGAATCTGGAGACTATTTTCCAGGACATGAAAGAAGAGTGTCATCGAATATGTATGCTAGCCGAAGAACAAACAGACCAACTGATTAAATTTAAGATAAAGCCAGAACCTGAAACTG aaatacagttttccATGCCAATACAGTGTACTGATAAAACTGATGAACAAGCAGAAGAGCTTTTTAAGCCTCGGGTTATAAAGGATATAAATAGAGGTGCATCATGCATCACATCTATCACACCAAGAGGAGTGGGCCAAGATGAGGACAACAACTCTGTAGAATCACTTTCTAAATTTAATGTCAAGTTTCCACCTACAGACAATGACTCTGCTTTCTTGCAGAGCACTCAGGAAAAACCAACAGTTTCTTGTACTGGTATAGCTGAAAACATGCTTCAAGATCATCATTTTAACCTGGAGCACAGAGACCGTGCTGCTAACCTCAGTAAATTGGAACCTAACTCATTTGAAGCTCATGGCATTGATCTCATGACCTCAGCTTTACAAAGCTTAACTACTGTTGACAAAACAAACCCCTCAGATCATGCAAACGTGTCTATAGAAAATATCCATGACAAACCGTGTTTAAAAACAACAGACAGTGGTTTCACATTTGTACCTAAGCACACAAACCAGGGTGTACctgaagcaattttttctttagaaactgCTGGAACAACCGTCAGAGGTCCTCATCAG aTCATTTGGCAGCCTCAAGACAATGATTTGCTGGCACAAGCATATGCAGACTCTGAACTGAATCAGTGTAGAATATGTGAATTCTGTCGAGAAGTTTTCCCACCATCTCCAACATCTAAGGAAGATTTTCTTCGTCATCTGAATTCCCACTTTAAAGTACAGTCTTAA
- the TANK gene encoding TRAF family member-associated NF-kappa-B activator isoform X1 — protein sequence MDKNIGEQLNKAYEAYRQACMDRDHAVKELQQKTENYMQQIREQQEKIELQNSIIAKLKSQLAALNANRGSAHPYIMMHEDIETFNLPFSQLSEKLNIAKQREKLLKEQLESESMKLKQLEDKSNQKERKLLSVISNQEDKIRNLKSKLKELNEAQKSIQMPIYKREALFSTQYLNKRMGRSGKWGASEVKELMWEARLLYCFLGKRENLETIFQDMKEECHRICMLAEEQTDQLIKFKIKPEPETEIQFSMPIQCTDKTDEQAEELFKPRVIKDINRGASCITSITPRGVGQDEDNNSVESLSKFNVKFPPTDNDSAFLQSTQEKPTVSCTGIAENMLQDHHFNLEHRDRAANLSKLEPNSFEAHGIDLMTSALQSLTTVDKTNPSDHANVSIENIHDKPCLKTTDSGFTFVPKHTNQGVPEAIFSLETAGTTVRGPHQIIWQPQDNDLLAQAYADSELNQCRICEFCREVFPPSPTSKEDFLRHLNSHFKVQS from the exons ACAGAAAACTACATGCAGCAAATACgtgaacagcaggaaaagatAGAGCTTCAAAACAGCATTATTGCAAAACTGAAATCACAGTTGGCTGCTCTGAATGCTAATAGAG gtaGTGCACATCCCTACATTATGATGCATGAAGACATTGAAACATTCAACTTACCTTTCAGCCAGCTCTCTGAAAAACTGAACATagcaaagcaaagagaaaaactcTTAAAG gaACAGTTAGAAAGTGAGAGCATGAAATTGAAGCAACTTGAGGACAAAAGCAAtcaaaaggaaaggaagcttTTATCTGTTATTTCCAACCAAGAAGATAAAATAAGAAATCTGAAAAGCAAATTGAAAGAATTAAATGAAGCACAAAAGAGTATACAGATGCCAATATATAAAAGGGAG GCCCTCTTTTCTACACAGTACCTTAACAAAAGGATGGGGAGAAGTGGGAAGTGGGGAGCATCAGAGGTCAAAGAGCTCATGTGGGAAG CTCGCTTACTTTACTGTTTTCTTGGAAAGAG AGAGAATCTGGAGACTATTTTCCAGGACATGAAAGAAGAGTGTCATCGAATATGTATGCTAGCCGAAGAACAAACAGACCAACTGATTAAATTTAAGATAAAGCCAGAACCTGAAACTG aaatacagttttccATGCCAATACAGTGTACTGATAAAACTGATGAACAAGCAGAAGAGCTTTTTAAGCCTCGGGTTATAAAGGATATAAATAGAGGTGCATCATGCATCACATCTATCACACCAAGAGGAGTGGGCCAAGATGAGGACAACAACTCTGTAGAATCACTTTCTAAATTTAATGTCAAGTTTCCACCTACAGACAATGACTCTGCTTTCTTGCAGAGCACTCAGGAAAAACCAACAGTTTCTTGTACTGGTATAGCTGAAAACATGCTTCAAGATCATCATTTTAACCTGGAGCACAGAGACCGTGCTGCTAACCTCAGTAAATTGGAACCTAACTCATTTGAAGCTCATGGCATTGATCTCATGACCTCAGCTTTACAAAGCTTAACTACTGTTGACAAAACAAACCCCTCAGATCATGCAAACGTGTCTATAGAAAATATCCATGACAAACCGTGTTTAAAAACAACAGACAGTGGTTTCACATTTGTACCTAAGCACACAAACCAGGGTGTACctgaagcaattttttctttagaaactgCTGGAACAACCGTCAGAGGTCCTCATCAG aTCATTTGGCAGCCTCAAGACAATGATTTGCTGGCACAAGCATATGCAGACTCTGAACTGAATCAGTGTAGAATATGTGAATTCTGTCGAGAAGTTTTCCCACCATCTCCAACATCTAAGGAAGATTTTCTTCGTCATCTGAATTCCCACTTTAAAGTACAGTCTTAA